Within Peromyscus leucopus breed LL Stock chromosome 7, UCI_PerLeu_2.1, whole genome shotgun sequence, the genomic segment agacagggtctcgattttgtagctctggctgtcccgaagctcactatgtagttcagactGAGTGTTAAAAGTGGCGAGGAGGAGTCaaaccatacaacagggcccacgtgGGAAGTTATTGAGGGGAACGGGGAGAAGGGGTCTGAGACAGCCCGGCCCGGGCAAAGAGAAAGAggtgggaggtgggcaaggcctgTCTTTTATGTAGCCAATGCACACAGCGGGTGCttttagtggctgcagctgaggacagATCCTGTCAGGatcctaagggcaggccagtacagatgcctaatgCTAACACCAAGCCTAGTGTAGTGATGGGTTAGAATTCATCTTAAAAAGTAAGACTctggccaggcgatggtggcccacgcctttaatcccagcactggggaggcagagccaggtggatctctgtgagttcaaggccagcctggtctacggagcgatccaggacagctagggctgttacacagagaaactctgtctcgaaaaaccaaagcaaaacaaacaaaaaacacccaggaGGTCATAATGACtcgtgttgttgttattgcttgcttttctttctttctttctttctttctttctttctttctttctttctttctttctttctttctttctttctttctttctctctctctctctctctctctctctctctctctctctctctctctctctctcattttgagatggggtttctctgtccAGGAACTCGACAGCTGAGGCTacacaataagaccctgtctcaaaaacaaaacaaaaacaagaacattgTTGGGGTAACTGGAGAAATTTGAGTATGATCTATAAATGAAATACCGTTATTGAGTCAatgttaaattttctgatttttaggGCTCACACGTAAAGAGCCCATGCTGTTCAATCACGAGGACAAGAGTTCAGATTTCAGTACCTGCATCCCCACAatcagcctgtaactccagctcctaggaagaggatgccctcttctagccttcaagggtacccacacacatgcatatacactcatacagacacatggaaatatacattcataaataaaacaaatctttaaaaaattcaaatccagcacttgggaggtgagtttgaggccagcctggtctacatactgagttacaggacagtcagagctacatagcaagaccctgtctcaaaataagtaaataaatataaaaaactcAACTCCTGAATTTTGTCTACATAAGCTAATATCTCCGTTTTTAGGAGATACTGACTGAAGTGTTGCAGGATGAAGAGAATGCTGTCAACAAGCTACTCCAACATGATTCATTAAAAACGATATACCTTTAAGGACTGGAGAGGTAACCAGTGGCAGAGCAGTGGCCTGGCAtacctgaggccctgggttctatatcCAGCATTAATCAGTTCatgagtaataaaaaaaaaaaatacattatgagGGGCTGGACCTAGtaattgcacacctttaatcccagcacttgggaagcagaggcaggtgaatctcttctttgaatttaaggccagcctggtctacactgtgaaTTCCtcaacagccagagctacatagtgagattctgtctcaaataaacaaaaataaaaaggaagaagaatacATAATGAGGGCTAGTAAGACGGCCCAGTGTATAGGCCCTTGCCACCAAACTTGACAATCCGAGTTCCACCCCGAGACccgggaaggagagaaccaactcccccaggttgtcccctgacctctataCTAGCGCCATGGATGCTCGCCTGCATAtacacacgtaaaataaataaaacgtaataaaaatgtaaaaatatatatgatgAGCTGAACATGGTGATGATGCCTGTGATCCTgacacttgagaggcaggtggAAGTGGGTCTGGATTTTCCAGCTAGTCagtacagagttcaaggccagcctggtctacagagtgagttccaggacaggctccaaaactacacgagagaccctgtctcaaacaaacaaacaaaaccaagagtgGGATCAGattttccaaaaaaagaaaaaaactgtgtGTCTAGAGGTATATACACACATGGGCTGAGGGTACAGTTGCATGGTATTGCATGGTAGAGACTTGTCGAGCATGTGCAAGACCCGtcaattcccagtactgagaGAAATAAACGATTAAATGAATACAAAGTTAATGAGGATGTAAAGAAATTTCTACAGCTtacggaattttttttttgtaaatttgaaattaaaaataaaattaaaaaaaaaatcaaattgctaCTTAATTTCATCTCAGCTCTACCACCCGCTAAGGTTGTAATCTTAGATAAACGGTATAATGCTTTTATGAAACgtaaatattgttttgttttgttttggctttttcgagacaaggttttctctgtgtagtcctggctgtcctggaactccctctgtagatcaggctggcctcgaactcagagagatctgcctgcctctgcctcctgggattaaaagcgcgCTTTAAAGCCACAACgccctgcttcctttttttttctttttcctttggttaCAGACCTGCCCATGTAGCACCTTTCGGCCGGCACCGCCACGCCCCCGCATTTTaactcttcccaccccctccactccCTAACCCacccgccccggccccgccccctcgAGCCAGGGTCTCTGGAAACCCAGCCTAGCCCGGGTCGCCTAAAGTAACTGAATGTGTGCTTTCACCGGAGAGTGAGTGTGTAGCTGTGGAGGAGCACGAACTGGTTTTAGGCGGTGCTGGGGCTTCGAACTCGCTAAATAGCTGAGCCGGTGATCGCGAGCGGGGGgcggtctgggggggggggggcgctgcacACCTGACCGCTCCCACCACCCGCTCAGTGGCCCCAGGgtgtgtgaggaggaggaatCTTCCACCCAGGCGAGTCTCCGCCTCTCTCGCCCCTCGCCTGGACTCCTCTCTCCTCTACGGTGGCCCTCCAACTCCAGGACCCGGGCTTCTGGGCCAGCCTCCATGGCCAGGTCCCGGGCTTGCTGGACTGGGACATGGGCAACGAGTGCTTCCTGTCCTTCACCACGTCGCACCTGCCCCTGTACACGCAGAACCGTGAGTGGGGCCGTGGGGGAGGGGCTcgcggggggggggcggcgtCGAGTGGGCGAGCCGCCCGTGGCTTCCCAGGTTCGCCTCCTGGCTGGGCTCGCCCCACGCAGGAGAGGGCGTGGTGGCCCTTCCTGCGACTGGGTCCCCTAGAGCCCGCGGGTCCCGTCCAACACCTCCCCCCGGAACATTTCTAGGCCTGTGCGGAGCTTTGGTGCTTGCGCATCAGAACTGGGCTGTATTTTTCGGTGTCGGACAGTCACAGTTTGTCTTTAGGGAAGTCTCCTTGGCTCTTTTTGCTTGGTGTGgttgctgtttgtgtttttgttttgatgccCTGGCTTGTCAAGTCTTAACCGTTGGTGCACCTCCTGGAGCTctaggcgtgggccaccaccccGGGCTATCAGCCCACCTGGACTTGTGTGCTCTGTAGTACCTAATGGATTTAATAGTGCCCAGGGGATGGTGGGCCAGTATGTGCTCTGTGAATTTTAACTCCTCCTCGGACCTTAAGTTCAATTGTTTGAGGTGGTTACTCTTGCATTcgaagtgatttttattttgccACGTCCAGCACGATCGTTGGGTTAACGCTACTTTTCCCCTGTAGTCGGATCCACTTTCGTATGTAATTTCATATACCTCAGAAAATTTCGTATGTAATTTCATATACCTCAGGAGTGATGGAACCCAGGGGTTCTAGGCCAGTCTAAAGGTGTCTTGTGCAAGGCCCTTGTCTTTGTTTCTGGGAAgattctgctttttgttttgttttgagacatggcctccccatgtagccctggctgggtcCACAACGCTAGATCAGGCAGGGGTCCCTGACTTGGAGTTATTTATCCAGGTAGGAACAGTAAGTAGACGGTTAGATGTCAGGttctggggtgaggggtggattGGCGACACAAATTTTGAGGGTTTTTGGAATATGGTTGGAATTTAAGGACTAAGAATAGGTGGACGAGGGCTGAACCCTTGAGACATTCCAGTGtagaggctgaggaagaggagataaCCACCCTCAGACACAACCAAGAATAAAAAGTGATGCTGAGGTATTCGGGAACCCTGGTGATAAGATGTTTCAGGAGTTGAGATTGGGAGATAGACGTGGGAGGGTGCggggctcaaggtcatccttggcttctCCAGGAGTTCTTCAGgagttacacagagagagagagagagagagagagagagagagagagagagagccaaaaaaaaaagtagagagagGAATCAAGGTGGTCAACACAGAGAGATGGGgtacctctgtgtatgtgtgaaaatgtcataaactgtggttggttggttttgagacagtgacCTGCtatatatagcctaggctggcctccaacttgagaccctcccactcagcctccctagtgctgggattacaggtgcaagCCACTATTCACAGCTTTCCACTGTCTTTTACAATTAGTACACACAAATCAGAAGTTTaaagagctaggcatggtagtgcatgcctttaatctcagcacttggggggcagagtaggcactcagagttcaaggctagcctggtctctatagtaagttccaggccagccagggcttaaaaacaaaacaaaacaaaacaaaagttagctatggtggcacacacgtgtaGATGATAAGGCAAGAAAATctcaagttccagaccagcctgggctacatagcagaatcctgtctcaaaagaacaggGTGGGAGTTTAACTGGAATTGAATTCCTGGAACTCAGGTGAGAAAGTGGTCTTGACCTACTCACACACGgtacataaaagaaataagtaaataaagaaatgtggttctttttttttttaatcactcaaTTATATTTTCCACTTAGAAAGCTTCTTGAAACGGTTCTTTCAATCTAGTCCAGGCTAACTTGAACTCAGTGTGTTGCTGAATCTGGCCTGGATCCTCTGGCCCTCACCACACATAGGCCTGTGCCACATCCTTGCTTtaatatgcttttttattttatttttctattgttttttgagacagggtttctctgtgtagctttgcaactttcctgaaactcactctgtagaccaggctggcctcgaactcacccgagtgctgggatcaaaggcatgcgccaccaccaccaccaccaccaccacccggcgctttacatttttttttttttttttttttttttggtttttcgagacagggtttctctgcgtagctttgcgccttttcctgaaactcacttggtagcccaggctggcctcgaactcacagagatccgcctgcctctgcctcccgagtgctgggattaaaggcgtgcaccaccaccgcccagctacatttttttaacattacattttaaacctgtatttctgtgtgtgcatgtatgtgagtgagtgCACATGTGAGTCAGTACATCTTGTAGCAGTCAGGTCTTTCACTCTGTTATGTGGGCCCCAGAGTTTAAACCCACAGTAGCAGGCCAGGCAGCCAGCTCTTTGACGCACTGAACCATCACATAGGTTCTAATAAGCTTTTATACCTCACAAAGTTGCTGTATAGTTTTGCATTCCCGATGTAATCCTTcacctcagactcccaagtgctgggagtatagCCCTGTGCCAAGCCCCTTGGCTTTACCatgtttttatgtctttcaaagTTGTCATATAGTTTTGGTGCCCCAAATTCACAttcttcctgcttcagactcccaagtcctggaattcCAAGTGTGCAGCATCAAGGACGTGACCCAAAGttgttatattttcctttttctaatgtGGTGTTGAACATGAGCAGTGAGAGGAAATGAGTTCCCTTCCTAACTCCTGAACTGTCCAATAAGCACACTATCTGTTTTCAAACAATAACCTAATGGTGTGGtgacactcaggagactgaggcaggaggatctctgtgagtttgaggccagcctggtttacagagttccaagacagccagagctgttatacagagaaatcctgtattaaaaaaaaaaaacaaaaacaaaaaacccagaaaaaaaatttattttatgtgtatgagagccTACATTTATATATGCGCACCACTCAAATGCCTGGTAGTGTCCAGGGAAGCCTGAAGAGGGCGCCCCAACATTTggagttctcttaactgctgagccatctttccagctcctgaaACTTTTTAAACTTGTCGTTCCTTTTGACCCAagactttctgtttgtttgtttttgagacaggatttctctgtgtaactctggctgttctggaactctctgtagaccaggctgacctcaaactcatgtagatctgtctgcctctgcctcccaagtgctgggactaaaggctgaCCCAAGACATTTTTATAGGATCTTAAGTATATAGGTATGTaagcacagagacagacagatctctgtgagttcaaggccagcctggtctagagaatgagttctagaacatgctccaaaactacacagagaaaccctgtcaaagactttaaaaaaagaaaaaagatgcgccaggcggtggtggcgcatgcctttaatcccagcacttgggaggcagagccaggaggatctctgtgagttcgaggccagcctgggctaccaagtgagttccaggaaaggcgcaaagctacacaaagaaaccctgtctcgaaaaaaaaaaaaaaaaaaaaaaaaaatgcaaacagatttacatacaaattaaatgaatatgcttttttttttttttttttttttttttggttttttcgagacagggtttctctgtgtagccttgcgcctttcctggaactcgctttggagaccaggctggcctcaaactcacagagatccgcctgcctctgcctcccgagtgctgggattaaaggcgtgcgccaccaccgcccagctgaataTGCTTATTTATACATAGAGAATTAAATGTTGGCTGAATCTTTGATACTACAGAATTTATGTATAGTGTCTTTAACAATTTTCAGAGTTGATTGGTATTTTGTTCTTCTAGTCATTAATACTGAGAATGCTGCTTTTCATAAATGTAGAACAAAGTGgcagaaatttatatttttgtgccACTTAAGTTGTTGGAAATTCTATGCTAATCTCAAGCCAAAACTcattgaatgcttttttttttaatgaaatgattttttttaaaaatcaaatactctttgttttgttttgttatgatttctttttttctagtcaagatttcactatgtatctctgtcctggaattcactctgtagaccaggctacccttgaactcacagagatccacctgcgtctgtctcccaaatgctggaatcaaaggcatgcaccactacactggctaaatcattttttttttattattattattttttttttgagacagcgtttctctgtgtaacaatcctgactgtcctggaacttgatttgtagaccaggttggcatcgAACTCAttgagatttgcctggctctgcctcccaagtgttgggatcaaagatgtgcaccaccactgcccagctaaagcaaatattttaacacaaaacaaTCCAAACTTATATCAGTTGGATACTTACCGAGGAATAATAGTAGGAAAACCTTAAACCTTTAAAACTGAATGTGGTATTACACTTGGAAGTCACAGGCAGTCaggtctatgagttcaaggccagcctgatgtataTAACAAGTtataggccagccaggactacttaatgagacccccatctcaaaacaatctttaaaaaatatattttgtctcattttgtcatgttagagattaaactcaggctTGTGCATCTCAGGCAAGGACCTCACTGATGAACCACAATCTCAGCCCTAAGTCTTTTGTTTTCCATAACAGAAACATGGGGtccagggagatggcccagtggctaagagtgcttaaCTCTGTAtgtgaggttctgagttcaaatccccagacaTGCCTCAAAAGCTAGGCATTCCGGGCAgaggtggcatacgcctttaatcccaacacttgggtggCAGgcacaggcgaatctctgtgagttcgaggccagcctgggctacagagtgagttctaggacaggctccaaagctacagaaaaaccctgtctcgaaaccaaaacacccccccccccaaaaaaaaaaagctagagcaCAGCTGTTTCTTCCTGTGCCCTAGATTTaggagtggagacaggtggatcccataagctcactagccagcctgCCTAACCCCAAAAAGTGAACTtccggttcagtgagaggccttaAAAGGAACAAGGAGCAGCTTGatgcttagcaggtaaaggtgcatgccacctgAGTCCCATATAGTGGAAAGAGAGACCAGCCCCTTCAAATTGACTTATAACCTACACATGCCATGACACGTGTGCCCCCCACACTaattaacatatttttctttaatataaggTGGAACATGATAGAGGAAGGCATTGGAAATCCTGGCCTCCATATTCATGCATACAGGGGCATGCATACGCACCCCGTACAGAttcatgtactcacacacacacagatgctccaccacacacattcacacatatacaggTACAGGTACCCccaatgcacatatacatgttcCACatctcccacatacacacatatacaagagcccaaacacacacatgctctccaCTACACATACGTGCTACCCACGATAAAAACAAAGgtaggcaagatggcttagcaggtgaaGGCTATCAaggcagatgacctgagtttggtcagCAGAACCCACATCGGGGGAAGAAGAGAATTcttgcaagctgtcttctgacctccacagctgcACTTTGGCATGTGcaccccaacatacacacacacacacacacacacacacacacacacaaatataataaaacatatttaagaaCAGAAAACTTGCCAGGcgtggtagctcacgcctttaattccagcacttgggaagcagaagcaaataggtctcagagtttgaggccagccaggtcgacagagagttctaggacaacgAGCATTGcatagaaatcctgtcttgaaaaaccaaacaaaaagaacagaaaacttgCTAGGTctgctagcacacacctttaacacccaccccacctccggAAGAAAAGACCCGAAGCGCGGGGCGCTGAAAACTCTGCAGTTCCTAACAGAAAAGTCTCCAGTTTGAACTGAGGGGCACCAGACTCCTTTGTagtgtgtttgttttggtttgttgttttgttttttaggtacattggtgtttgcctgcaggtatgtcagatccctggaactggagttacagacaggtgtgagctgccatgcaggtgctgggaattgaacccaggtcctctggaagagcagtcagtgctgctCAGAgagaccactgagccatctctccaaccccagttcgtttttgtttttgtttttatatatgcagggtttctctgtgttgctctggcagtcccggaactcactctgtagaccagactggcttggaacacagagatcctcctgcctctgcctcccgagtgctgggattaaaggtgtgcgccacagcTCTACTTTAGAGACCAGCAGAGAAGTGTGGTGTGGAGGTAGATTTGGGAGCCCTGGGTTTAAAGATGGTAACTCaaagctcagtagtagagctctggcaagcgcaaggccctgggttcagtcctcagctgggggtgggaggtggggttggTAACATCAAGTTTAGCCGGAaggtggtggccacacctttaatcccaacactctgggaggcagagccaggaggatcgcaagtgagttccaggaaaggcgcaaagctacacagagaaaccctgtctcgaaaaaccaaaaaaaaaaaaagatggtaacACAGCCATGGGCATGTATGAGGCTGTCCAGGGATAGTATATGCAGAGTGAGAAAAGAATGCAGAGTGTTTGAAGGTCAGAGGTGAAGGGCACACCAGTCTCTATAGCTTCGTACTACCCAGGGCAGGCCCACACCACCCCCAGAAATCTTCAGGTCCCCAGACCACGGGGTAACAGTGGAAAATTCTAGAATGTCTTGACTGTGTCTCTCCTCTTTGCCAGTTGCCAAATACAGACTCCAGATAGCTgaaccaccaccactgcctttggaaaaaaaacccaagcttGATAAAGATGGTGAGTTGTGAGCTGTGTGGACACAGTTGTTTCCTGAGCTGGGGGTCACCTTACTCCCCAAAGCCGGTGAGCTGTGGGAAGTCTCCTTTTCCTCTGCACAGGTCCAGACATTAAGCCCAATCTGTGGATGTGGGTGAACCCAAACATTGTGTATCCTCTCGGCAAGCTGGAGGTGGAGAGACTTAAAAAGAAGGACCTGTGGAGTGTGCTACCTTCCTGCCATCCAGCCCggaaggagggagaagccagCTGCTCACCGTCATGGCTGCCTTCTTCCAGACAGCTGTCATCTGCTTGCAAgcggaagcagaagcagaaacagaagcatTCAGCCTCTTCCCCTAGCACCTGGAAGGAGGTATGGCTGAGTGGGAACAGGGTTGAGGCATCAGCAGCTGGGTTTCTGAGGGCCAGTAAAAGATAAGCTTAGAACTGATCTGTACCCTTGGGTTGGAGAGAAGCCCAGACGGTGGATTCCAGACTGCTCCCCCATCTACCAGTGTAGCCTGGAGCTGAGGCCAATGAGTCAGGACCAGATCCTACTCTGTGCCCCTCTAGCTTACAGACGAGGAGGAGGCCAAGGACCAGGATGACAGCTTCTCTGTGGctctcccatcccttcccacAAGGGCCCCCCTCCAGAGTCAGAGGAGGCTCCGACAAGCTGTCAGCCCAGAGGGGAGGCTCTGGTCCCGCCCCCCTCTCAATTACTTCCATCTAATTGCCCTGGCACTCAGAAACAGTCCCTCCTGTGGCCTCAACGTACAGCAGATCTACAGCTTCACTCGGTATGTGCCCAGGGGGCCtgtgaggagggaaagggagggtcAGGGTCTAATAATTTCCAACCTGGCCCTGGGctgctgactcagtttccccatctgggtCTGAGGATGTATGTGCCTCTCTGGTTTTCTTTCCCCAGGCAAATGTATGCCTACCCCACCCCATGTTCAGGAACAGAATTACTCCCACCCCCCTTTCACCTCTTAAAATTCAGCCTTCCCTCAGATATCCGTCCACCTGGGTCAAGGGGCCGCTTCTCCCACCGTGCC encodes:
- the Foxr1 gene encoding forkhead box protein R1; translation: MGNECFLSFTTSHLPLYTQNLAKYRLQIAEPPPLPLEKKPKLDKDGPDIKPNLWMWVNPNIVYPLGKLEVERLKKKDLWSVLPSCHPARKEGEASCSPSWLPSSRQLSSACKRKQKQKQKHSASSPSTWKELTDEEEAKDQDDSFSVALPSLPTRAPLQSQRRLRQAVSPEGRLWSRPPLNYFHLIALALRNSPSCGLNVQQIYSFTREHFPFFRTAPEGWKNTIRHNLCFRDSFEKAPVSMQGEAGTPPRSCLWKLTEEGHRRFAEEARTLASTRLERIQQCMSQPDVMPFLFGLQEEPDMPY